The sequence TATTCTCAGGAGACATATGATTGGTATTGTTAAAAGGCCCTAGGATATCGGGATCCAGCTCCATGGTGCCCGTCAGGCTTCCTCCTTCACCATCGATGACCTTATCACTGTATTCGATACACTTGTCATACATGGCCGTACCGGTCCACTTTTCGGCATTGAGGTAAAGCTCCGAAAGCATGGAATATCCAGCAGCCTTGGATACACGCCCTACCAACTCTTGGGACAGTGGCTGTAGCAATTCCACATTATCAAGCAGCTCCTGCTCCACAAAGGCGAATACTTCTTGTCTTGTCGCTGACGGTGGATTGATGGGTTCGCCCACCGTTGTCACGATCGGTACATTTCCCCACATGTCCATGATTTTCAGATAATGATAAGCCCGCATCACACGGACTTCTGCCAATAGGGATTGCTTTTCTTCTTCCGAAACGCCCGCCGCGGCAAAATCCACGCTTTCCAAATCAGACAAGGCAGAATTCACATAACCCAAACCTGCCCACATCAGCGACCATGCTGATCTTAACCGTGGTTCTTGTGAGGTCCAGGTATGATAATGTAACCTGATATGGTCACCGCCATCATATCCGTGTCTCCCCTTTTGCGGCCAAGCCACTTGATCCGCAGCCATCTCGCCATGATAATAATAACCGCTTTGCCCTGTCGGGGCTAACCAAGCTTGCATGTGGGTGAATGGCCGAAGCACCCCTTGCATGATTTCAACTTTATTGTTGTAAAAATTATCTTTTGATAATTCACTGTATATCGTTTCATCCAAGTCCATACAGGATACTGTTCCCAATATCGCTGCCGGTGCAAGGATTCCTGCTATTTTATTGATGTATTTTTTCATGATTTCCTCGCTTTAAAATCCAACTTTTAGACCCAGTGCAAATGATTTTGTTCTAGGATAGAACCCTCGGTTATCGATTCCGGTGTTCAAGCCAACATCCTGAAGTTCAGGGTCGATCCCAGAATAACCGGTAATGGTCAGAAGGTTTCGACCGGAAGCATACACACGCAGGTTTCTGAGGTATGGGCTGTTAAGGGTGAAATTATAGCCCAAGGTTACGTTGTCAAGCTTTACAAAGCTTCCCTTTTCCAAGTAATAATCGGAATACTGGGGATCATCGTCCAGCTCATCGTGCGTGGTGATAGCACTCTCCAGCAGGTTATTCGGCAACCATCTTTTATTGCCAAAATACAGGTCCTTGGTATTCAAAATATCAAATCCAAACTTGCCTCGGAAAAACAACGTCAGGTCAAAATTCTTATAGGTAAAGGTATTGTTCAATGAAGCCATGTACTTGGGAACACCATTACCGATAATGGTAAGGTCTTCGGTGGTCATGTCAGCTGTGCCTCCGACCGAACCGTCGGCTTTATAAAATTGCCACTTCCCGTCTTCCGTAAACCCTGCAAAGCGCTTACCATAGAAATTACCAATGGCTCCACCCTCTTCCACTCGTATGGCATTACCCAAGTTTCCGGGACTGGGCAGTCCGCCTTCCTCGATCCACGAAATGGTAAAGACGTCATTGGAAAGTGAATTCACCTTGTTCCGCTGGGTATTGGCCGTCAAGTCTGCCCGCCAGCTAAAGTCACTATTCTGAATCAATGTGGAAGTCAGGTAAATCTCTATCCCTCTGTTATTGATACTTCCCACATTGGTCAGTAGCGAGCTCCGCACAAATGGCGGTTGCTGGGCGGTATAATTGTAGAGCAAATCGACCGTCTCTCTATTGTAAAGATCCAAAGATCCCCCTAGCTTATTGTTAAAGAGCAAGAAATCAAATCCCAGGTTCCACTCTCTCTTTTTCTCCCAGCGAAGGTCTGGGTTAGGGTTTCGGGAAGCCCCATAGGTCTGATAGAAAATCCCCTCTTGCGGATAAACCCCTCCGGTAGAGAGCGTAACAATGGAATTATAGTTGCCTATCCCCTGGTTACCGGTAACGCCATAGCCAAGCCTTACTTTCAGGTTATTTACCGCTGTACTGTTAGCAAGGAAACTTTCTTTGGTCAGTTCCCAACCTACGGATACAGCTGGGAAATTCCCCCATTTGTGGTTCTCCCCAAAACGTGAAGAACCCTCTCTCCTGATCGTTGCCTGAAGGAAATACTTCTCGTCAAAGGCGTAACTTGCCCTAGCGAACAAGGCAATCAAGGTATTGTCTTCCTTGAAACTACCCATTCCCGGACGGGGAAGTTGAGTATTGTTAATGGCACTACCTGCGCCGAGATTCCAATCCAGAAATCCATCAGTGGTAAAGCCATTGTTGTTTACATTGAAGGTTTCTGTGGAAAAATACTGATAACTATAGCCTCCTACGACATCCAATGAATGAACGGAGTCGAATATCTTCTTATAGTTCAGCGTTGACTCAAAGGTATTGGACCAGTTAAGGTGGTTGAATTTTGACGCATAGCCCATTCCCTGATATTGGGAGGTCGGCCGGTTGGCAAAATCATTCATGGACTGGTAATACCGATCGTTGTAAGTGTTTCTCACATAAGCACCGAATGCAGATGCGGTTAGCCCTTCTATAATGTCCAAAGACAACCTGGCATCTCCAGAAAAGGTTTGTTGATTTCTTTCACTGATTCTATTGGCATACCGGGAAAGCGGATTATAGTTGTTATAGGCTTCAGTTTCTACAAAGGACCCATCCTCATTGAAAATAGGCGCCGTTGGGTTTCGCTGAATGGCTTGCTCAAAATCTCCAGAGCTACCGCCCAGCATGTTTGCCTTGTTGAAGTTAGTGGCAATATTTGCCGCCAAGGTCAACCGATCATTTAGTCCTGTTTGATTAAAATTGATCCTTCCACCAAATTGCCTACGACTGTTTTCCCTAGCGATTCCTTCTGCATCATTAAAATAGAAGGACGCACGGTAAGATGAGTTTTCGCCACCACCGGAAGCTGCAAAGTTATGGTATTGGCTCAGGTTCTGCTTATTCAGCAATCGTTCATAGAGATCAGTAGAGCTACCCAAATCATTGACTTCGTCCATCAATCCTTGATCAATTAGTTCTCTGAACTGATCTGCAGTAAGGAAATCTGGTTTCCTATCCACATATTCCCGTTGGAAATAGGTCGAATAATCGAACCGGGATTGCCCTGCCTTCCCTTTTTTGGTGGTAATTAGAATTACCCCTGCATTGCCCCGGGTACCGTAGATGGCTGCTGCGGACCCATCTTTCAGCACATCAAAAGAGGCAATATCATCCTGCTGAAGCAAATCCAAACTCCCGCCGGGAATTCCATCAATCACAATCAACGGACTGGTCGTACCCACTAAAGAGGTCAAGCCCCTCAACTGGATATCTGTGGATCCATTGGGGTTGTTTCCTTGGGGCCTGTTAATGTTCAGACCGGCCACTTTACCCTGGATAAGCTCCATTGGCGACCGCATACCGCCCTGTACAAAATCATCTTCCTCCACATTCGCCACTGCTGAGGTAATTTCCCGCTTTTTCTGGGACCCATAGCCGATCACCACAAATTCCTCCAGTGATTCGGTATTGGACGTCAGTTCCACATTCAGGGTCGATTGGCTACCCACCGGAACTTCCTGACTGGCCATCCCGATAAAGCTAAATACCAATACCGCCTCATCAGAGGCGACAGATATCTTGTAATTGCCATCGAGGTCGGTCACGGTACCATTGGTCGTTCCTTTTTCTAGGATGGAAACCCCGGGAAGAGGCTCCCCAGACTCGTCAGTCACGGTGCCGGTGACTTGCTTGGCGGTAGTTTGAAAAAACGACATGCTGGCTGACGTGCTGGACTCATCGGTTACAAAAAACGTTTCTTCCGCATGTGTGACGGAGCCTAAGGCTCCTGAAAATAGCATCATTAAAATGCCTCCTTTCACTTTACGAAAGCTCATGCCTGTGCCGCTAAGGCGACGAACAGCTGGTAACTTTTCTTTCATTTAACTTTGGGTTTTAGGTTATCAACTAACTATTAATCTTCTGCCTCCAAACTGTACATTTTCATGAAATGCACGGAAAGGACTAAGCAAAATCTACTTTAAAGCTAAACCCTTTTAGTATAAAAGCAAAGTCGATTTAGTAGTACGTATTTCTACTAATTTTTTGGGTGAGAAAATCGCTGCACGAATACGGACAAAAAAAGGCCATTGACAATCTCAAAAAAACTGTTTGCACAATTAGTCCAAAAATCCTATTTTTTCATTTATTAATTTCAAATCCATCAACATAGATTATTTCTATCAAATCAACGACTTCATTAAAAAAACCATTAAAAGCCCTTTAAATAGTTGAAAACAACAAAAAATCGTTTAAAACAAAGCGTAAAGGATCTTACTATTTTATTCAAAAAAAAATTAAAAAAACATTTTTCTAAGTAGTAAAAAGTAGTCTTGCTAACAACTTCAGCAATAAGTGTTAATTCAACAATTTTTAATCAAAATAAACCAAATTACACTCCGAAAAGTCATATCAGAAAACCGTACGCAAATCAATCGTTTAATAATATTCAACCTCATCAGGCAAAAAATCAGACTACCTTATATCCTATAATCATAAAAAGCACACGCTTTACCTGAAAACAGCTAGAGCAAATTCATCACTGAAACCCCACCCTTTCTACCTCTAAGAAGTCAGCTTTTGGGTAGATTCTCTTTCTTTAAGGGATGCCTGTAAGACGATTTGATGGGATGTTCTTTCTTCTTGAGGGGTATTGATCAATTTCAGCATAGATTGGATCAGGCCCCGTGCAATTTCTTCCTTGGGTTGGACGATACTGGATACTGAGGGAGTATTGAACTTGAAAAACTCATTATCATCAAATGCAATCACGGCCAAATCTGCAGGAATTTTCTTTCCTAGCTGTTTGATCACCTGCATTCCCTTCATGGCCAAGTAATTGGTAGCAAAGAACACGGCCTCTAAATCACCGTTGGATTCGAAAAACGCCGTCATGGCATCCTCTGTTTCCTGAGAAGAATAAGTATCATAAGGGATTTCCAAAATCTTGGGATCGATGGCTTCTTTTTTGCACATCTGTACGTAAGCCTCCCTCCTCTCATGCATCTGCGATTGGTCGGAGTCAATGGTTACAAAACCGATTTTTTTCAATCCATCTTTCAAGAACAAATCCAGTCCTTGCTTTGCTCCTTGGTAATTATCGATCACCACATAGCTGCAATCTACCTCCGGAAGGTATCGGTCAAAAAGGATCAACGGATTCCGGTCCCTAGACAATTCGGACAAAAATCCAGCATCCATTCCCACAGGTGGGGTAAGGATATAGCCATCCACTTGCAAATCCCTAAACATACTGATCAAGCCCATGGTTTTGGCCGGGTCATTATTGGTGCTGGAATAAATGATCTTATAGCCATCCTTAAAGGCTTGGTCTTCGATCATCTTGGCAATAGTCGCAAAAAATGGATTCGAAATATCCTCTACCATAAACACAATGATATTAGACTTTCCTGTTCGTAGACTTTTGGCCAGCTGACTGGGCTGGTAACCAATTTTCTTCACATAAGCCTGAACCTTATCGATCAGCTTTTGGCTAATCCTATTTTCTTCTGCCTTGCCATTCAACACAAATGAAACGGTGGTTACTGAAATATTTAGCTCCTTGGCAATGGCTTTTATGGAATGTTTCTTTTTTTGCATTCTTAGTGGTTATACGAAAACGATCTCCCTACTTCTAGGGATCATAAAGTTGGGGAACCGTCAAATATAATGGATTCTTGTGTTTTTTTCGTGATCAACTGCCCTTGAGTTGTGCGAAAATGGTTAATTGGGACACTTCGGATAAAGGTAGTTGAATATAAGGTATTCAGAAGTTTGATAAAAATTTTTACAAAGATTTCATCCACTAAAATAAGGTTGCCCTTAAAGAAGGACAACCTTACTTACTTATCTAAATTTAAGGTAATGTATCCCGTTAGTTTCCTTGATCCCACCAAACGGTCGTTGTCCATGTGTCACCGCCCATGTTGGAAATGGCATCATTTAGGCTTTGGGGATTCGTGGTTCCTTCAGAAGAAGGATAAATTTGCCTGCGCGGTATCTCGCCATTGGAGAAGTTTCCGGTATAATTCACAGGTGTAAGCATCGGGTAGCCCGAACGCTTCCAGTTGTTCCACGCCTCCACAAAATTGGCAAACAGCCCCGTAGTGGCCCAAATTTGCTCATTGATCATTTCCATGGCACTTGCTGTCGAACTCATATCCAAGGCATTGGCCTGCACATAAGCATTGGCCTCAGCACTGGAGACCATTCCTCCACCAAATTTCCCAATGGAGGTCATCGCTCCCAATACCCCAGCTTCATAATGCTCTGCGGCAGTTCCAGGCACATTATAGCCCCTTACGGCTGCTTCAGCCAGTAACAACTGCACCTCCGCATAAGTCAGGAAGAAAATCGGTGCGTCCCTATCCCGGTAGATGGCGGTAGGCCGGGAATAGTTCCCAATGGGAGCCACATCGTCTCCTTCACCTGTTCCCCCTGGATAGTTTGGCTCATTTTTTATATCGGTAGCTTGACCTTTAAGGTCATAACCATTGGGCATGCCGATTTGCACAGCCGGATCATTGTTACCGACCACATTGCCGTTCCTATTGGCCGCAAGGCCAGCTGGGGGAACTTCAGCAATGACCGGCAAACGTGGATCATCCATCATTTTCAAGTAATCAATCATCTCTTTAGACCACCGTACTTCATAAATATCATCCTGTACATTAAGGGCATTCGCACTGGAATTGGAATAGCCGTTATTCTGATCCGAATACATCAAGGCGTCGTCCGCAGCAGAAGCAAAAACTCCACCGGCGACCGCCTTTTCGACGTAACTTTGGGCGGACGCAGGGTCTACAGTCACCATTCTCATGGCCATTTTCAGCATCAAGGAATAACCAAACTTCTTCCATTTGGCAATATCGCCTCCATAGATCACGTCATTGGTAATCTCATCACTCCCTGTGCCCAAGGTGTTGATGGCATTTTCCAGGTCTGCCAACATCGTCATGTACAGGGCCGACTGCTGGTCATACTTCGGCTGGGTAACCCCTTCTTGTCCCTGCAGGGCTTCGGTATAGGGGATATCGCCATAGATATCCGTCACAAAAGACAAGGTCAACACCTTCATGATGTCCCCAACGGCATTGAGGTTGGTCATTCCCTTGTCCATGGCCAATTGCTGCATCTGATTGATCCTGGAAGAGGCTTCGTACCCTAAGTTCCACACACCTTGGATGTAATTATTGGTACTCCCCGAGATGACATACTTGTCTGCATTGGAGTAATAATTGGCTCCTCCTGTGGACGTAGAGGCCAACACCTGTACCCACATACTCTGAAACAGAATCGAACCGGTGTATCCCGTTACCATGTTTCCATAATTGTAGGACACGGTCGGCAAAATCAGGTTGGGATCAAAGAGGTCGCCGTCCGCCTGATTAGGATCGGTATTGATCTCTTCAAAATCTCCATCACAGCCGGTGAAAGCCACTAACAACCCTACCAGCATTAAACTTATATATCTTTTCATGATCAATTCAATTTAAATTTAAGGTTAAATCCGTATGACCGGGTGCTTGGCAAACTGGTCCCTTCGATACCTGTATAGTTGATATTGGAACCAAAGGAAGCTTCAGGGTCGATGTTTTCAGCATGACGCATCAAAATGGCCAAGTTTCTGGCTACCAATGACACGTTAAGCCCTTTGACAACAGGCGTATTGGCAAACCACTTGGCAGGCAACGCATACCCAAGGGTCAGTTGCCTTAGCTTGATAAAGTCACCATCCACTACACTGGTACTGGTGACGTTTTGGGCCAGGGACTTGTAATAGTCCTCTGCGGATGCCGTTTCTCCATTGGTGGAAATACCACCTTCTCTTCCCACCAAGGTGTTTTTATGCAAGCCCCTCCAGGTGGAATAATATTCCGTCGCGGACAGCACCTTATTACCAAAGCTATAATCGATCAAGAATGAAAACGAGATCCCGTTATAGTTGAAGGTGTTGTTCCATCCACCATAGAAAGTGGGCAGGACAGATCCCCAATTTTTGAGTTCTCCTCTTACTGGCAAGCCAGAATCATCCACCATGATGCTGCCATCTTCATTATAGGCATAATCATAGGCCCTGATCTGCGGCCCGGATTCTCCCACGACGAAAGCCGTCACAGCATTGCCTAGTGTAGCCCTGTTTTGCCCCAAGGTAATAGGGTTATTGTCCGGTCCTGTACTGAGCACCTCATTTTTTACACTGGTCATGTTAACGGAGGTGTTCCAGGAGAACTTGGTGGTCTGGACAGGCACACCTGACACCAACACTTCCAATCCTTTGTTGGACACAGACCCCGTCGCTACCACGCCACTGTTAAATCCAGAGGTAATGCTGTAAGTGGCATTCATGATCTCGTCATGGGTAGTCTTGGTAAAGTAGGCAATGTCAAAGCTCAACCTGTTTTTAAAGAAGCTCAAGTCCAACCCGAGTTCTACCTCATCCGTGGTAAACGGTTTCAAATCTTTGTTTGGTAAAGAAAGCGGTGCTGATCCGGCAGGAACACCATTAAAGGCGTTGGCAGAGCTGTAGTAAAACTGCGTCTGGTACGGCTGGGTAGGTTCTCCACTCGTCACCGCATAGGATGCCCTGAATTTCCCAAAGTCCATGGCATCGATATTCAGCAGTCGATCAAAGACAAACGCCAGGGTTACCGATGGCGAAAAGATACTGTTATTCTCTGGATTCAATGTACTGTAAACATCATATCGACCAGTAGTGGTCAAGGTCAGAAAATCCTTGTACCCAAAGCCTAGGGAATAGTAAGCCGAATGCACCTCCCGCTCTTGGTAGGACAGCGTATTATTGTTCCTGTTGAATATTTCGGTATTATAAGGAGAATACAGGTAAGGCAATACAAATCGGCTACCACTCAAACCAATGGATTCGAATTTATTCTTACGCATGTTTACCCCTGCGAGGGCATCCATTTCTATGTCCTCCGTCAAATCTACAACAGCCCCGAAAATACCGTCAATATTAAGTTCAGACCGGGTCGACTGGCCACGATTGTTCAGTGCACCTTGTAAATCTGCTGTATAAGCAAGTCCGTAAGGTTCCACGGTATTCACTTTGTCATTGGAAACGTCATTTCCCACACGGACCATCGCATAAATATCAGGAGTAAAGCTGTATTTGGCCGATAAGGCCGAAATGGTACGGTTTCTTTCCAAGTCGTTGATCCCTTTTTCGGTAATGAAGTAAGGATTGGTCACATAAATATCATCACTGAAGACCGTCTCCGCTCCCGTTTCAGGATTATATCCCGGAGCGAAGATATTATGGTCAATATTTGGGGCCAAGAACAGGAAGTTATTGGGGTTTCTGGGGCCATCACTCAGGTAGGGAATATTCGTCGATAGCTGATTGACATAATTGACCATAGCGGTAACATTCAACTTATCGGTAATATTTTGATCTACATTCAGGTTAATGGTCTTTCGATCCATTCCACTATTAGGGACTATGGAATTGGCATCGAGGTTAGAGAAGGACAGCCTGAACGACCCGTCGTCACCCAAACCTTTTGATACCGAAACGGTATTGGTGAAATTCGTCCCTGTCCTGTAAAAATCAATATAATTTTCACTGGCGGGAGCATAAGGATAATTGTTTCCATCAAAACCAATCACTTGACTGCCATCCATCATGGCTCCCCATGCCAATCTCCCTGTAGTCTGTGCATCAGCGGCGGTGGTAGGCTTTAACCCGCCAGTTCCTTGACCATAAACGTTTTGGAAGTCTGTAAAGTCTACCGCTTGCTCTGCCATAAAGTTCATGGTATAATCCAAGGACCAGTCTCCTCCCTTTTTACCGGCTTTTGTGGTAATGAGAATCACGCCATTAGAAGCCCTTGAGCCATATAATGCCGAAGCGGCCTGTCCTTTAAGCACCGTCATGGATTCAATATCATCAGGGCTGAGGTTACCGATGCCGTCACCGTTATCACTACCGCCCCATTGTCCGGCCGATCCACGTTGGGTATTATCCATTGGGATTCCGTTTATAACGTATAAAGGAGAACCTGTACCACTGATACTGGGCAATCCTCGAAGGGTAATCTTCGAAGTACCTCCCGGCCCACTGCTTGTCCCCTTTACGACCAAACCAGCCACACGGCCGGCCAAGGAATTGGCCACGTTCGTTTCCCGCGCCTGATCCAAGGCCTCGCTACCTACTTCTGTCACAGAATAGCCTAGCTTCTCCTTTTCCTTGCTGATGCCCAGGGCGGTTACGACCACTTCGCCCAATTCTTCCGTATCCTGGGACAAAGCCACATCGATCGTGCTTTTGCCTTGAACAGGCATTTCTTGGGAAGTATACCCGATAAAGGAAAATACCAATGTGGCATTCTCTGGAACATTATTCAGCGTGTAATTACCATCTAAGTCCGTGGAAGTCCCTGTCGTAGTGCCCTTTCGAAAGACATTCACGCCAGGTATTGGCTCTCCACTATCTGCATCTGTGACCGTACCTGTAATGGTCTTGGCCGGAGATGAACTCGAAGGTGATGGGGTCTGGGCCATTGACATATAGTGCCCTCCCATCATTACCATGATCATCATGGTCAGTAGAATTTTTCTCATTTGAATATAGGGTTTTAGGTTAAAATGATTAAGCAAAAAGGTCTTCATCAGACCAAGTTAAAATACCCTGGGTATTTTTCCGGTCGCAAACAGGGCAGTTATATTGGGTTATTTTCTTTCTTTGGCACGCCCGCTTCATTTTAGGATGATCGGACTATTAAACATTTAAAAAGGGTGATTTGTTATTTTTACGGTTTTTTTACTTGTTTTAATAAATATAGACAATTGGCAATAAAGACAAAACTGTTAATTGTTTTTTTATCTTACAACAGTTTAAAAAACTATTAATTACTAAATCACAGGTATAATCACTTCTATTTTTCACAAAAATCACATACTTATATTAAATTTTACAGTTATCCCTCCTTAATTAATCAATACTTTTCTATGAACACGATTGTGTTTTGTCAAGACAAAAAAATAACAAGTATTTAAAGCCTAATAAATCATTTTAGCCCTTTATGAATAATTCTACCCTTTTCAAATTGGAACGGTTTTAGCTTTAGACTATTTGAACGCAGCAACAGCTCGTTTAACCAAACCAACCTATTATTTAACTCTTAATCCCATTAGTTATGAATAAAATAAGAAACATAAAATGGATCGGCATAACGCTGATAACGTGTTTGGTTTTTGTAATGAATACCAAAAAGACACAAGCAGAAACACCGATGGGAGTATCGTTTCAGGTTTTCTATGACGAATTATCTCCTTATGGTGATTGGATAAATGACCCCAGACACGGTTATATATGGTTACCGTATGTAGACAGGGATTTCCATCCCTACGGGTCTAATGGGCATTGGGCCATGACCGAATACGGAAACACGTGGGTATCGTATTACGATTGGGGATGGGCTCCGTTCCACTACGGCAGATGGCTGTATGATGATTATTACGGCTGGGCATGGGTACCTGGATATGAATGGGGACCTGCATGGGTCAACTGGAGAACGGGCGGAGGATATTACGGCTGGGCTCCTTTAGGACCAGGAGTATCCATCAATGTCTCCATCAATTTACCAAGCTTTCACTGGGTATTCGTTCCAAGGACCCGATTTATGAACCGACACGTTTATCGATATTATGCCCCTAGGCGAAATATTGTAAACATTTATCATAATACCACCATTATTAACAATACCGTTGTATATAATAATAATCGGTATGTGGGCGGACCTCATAGACGTGATATCGAACGGTATAGCAGACGATCAGTCGATGTCTATAGGATAAACTATTCCAGAAATGCTGGCCGTGCGTCCTTATCAAGGTCAAGAAACACCCTAAATGTATACAGGCCTGATTTAAGGACGGCCAGAAATGACAGGGGCGTCACGGGTAAACCCCAAAGAGTCACTTCCCGTGAACAAGCAAGGACGAGTCGCGCTAACACGACCAGGTATAATTCCAATGCCAGGTCCCGTTCAAACAGTGCGTCCCCTTCCAGAGGACAGCGAAGTGGATCGAATGAAAGAGCAGTTTCTCCATCTAGGCGTTCCACAAATTCGACCTATGACAATAGAAGTACCCCTTCCAGGAGGGAGCAAAATAATGCTAGGAGTTCCACAAGAACTGGAAATACTTCTCGTGAAATGGCTAAGCCCACGAAAAGCAATAGTAAGTCTTATGGAAGATCATCCTCTGCCAGCAAGCGATATGAATCGCGTTCTAACAAAGGATCCAGTGCCCAAAGCAGATCGGCCAGGCCTACGAACAACAGGGAATCCATGCGCAAATCCACTGGTTCCAGGAGCCAATCTTCTAGGCCTACAGCAACACCTTCCAAAAGCCGAAGCGGTTCGGCTGTCAGTAGAAGTAGCTCAGGCAGCTCTTCTAGGGTGAGTAGGTCATCAGGTTCATCTTCTAGCAGCAGAAGCAGGTCTGGAAGCTCCTCCCGTGGGGGGAATAGCAGATCAAGAGGTAATAATGAATAATATTATTGAAATAGATTTTAATGTTAGGTGATAGATTACTGAAAAGCACGACCGGAGGTCTGGTTGTGCTTTTTTTCTTTCTAAATGGTAAACATGATGCCTCAAAAGTCAATCTACCCACACTAACTCGCAGACTTTGAGCTAATTACATATAGAAACGTAAAAAACCTGATATAAGTAAGCAGGAAAGGGCTTTTACTTCCATGTTAAATTTTACTAAAAAACCCTCTAAAATGGACAAATAAGCCGAATAAAACGATTAAATTAAATGCTAAATGTCGTGAAAGGGCTATTGAAAACTAAATAAACTCCCTATATTCACGTTTTTAATGACATAAACTTAAATAATTTAACACTATGAGCAGATTCACAGAAGTAAAAGAACTAGTTGATTCATTGGAAGACGATTTCGCCAAATTCTACGAAAAAGGTAACAAAGCTGCTGGCACAAGAGTTAGAAACGGCATGCAAGCGATCAAAACCCTTGCTCAAGATATCAGAAAAGAAGTAACTGATATCAAGAATTCAGGAAAATAATCTTCTTGCTATTTTTAATAGCATGAATCAAATAAAAACAGCCGCTGATAAAATCAGCGGCTGTTTTTTTGTAAGAATACAC comes from Echinicola vietnamensis DSM 17526 and encodes:
- a CDS encoding RagB/SusD family nutrient uptake outer membrane protein, which produces MKKYINKIAGILAPAAILGTVSCMDLDETIYSELSKDNFYNNKVEIMQGVLRPFTHMQAWLAPTGQSGYYYHGEMAADQVAWPQKGRHGYDGGDHIRLHYHTWTSQEPRLRSAWSLMWAGLGYVNSALSDLESVDFAAAGVSEEEKQSLLAEVRVMRAYHYLKIMDMWGNVPIVTTVGEPINPPSATRQEVFAFVEQELLDNVELLQPLSQELVGRVSKAAGYSMLSELYLNAEKWTGTAMYDKCIEYSDKVIDGEGGSLTGTMELDPDILGPFNNTNHMSPENIFQFAFSRKGGFEFNWGGFYVGYSNMSEVWDVTFSGWNAFVVIPSAFDAYAENDLRKQEWFLFGTQYKYGTNEPVLGTEEYDGQPLTYVNTIRRNSEGATGEGSMTEGEENSGARFNKYRSGTKEDENYWENDYIIYRLTELYFNKAEAIMRQNGGTATQEAVDLINASKQRAFTAADWVNEQYTTATLTLDELLAERGREFIFEGKRRTDLIRFGEFTQGSWWDHEATNDPNRELFPIPHVQTALNPNLEQNPGYNQ
- a CDS encoding SusC/RagA family TonB-linked outer membrane protein, encoding MKEKLPAVRRLSGTGMSFRKVKGGILMMLFSGALGSVTHAEETFFVTDESSTSASMSFFQTTAKQVTGTVTDESGEPLPGVSILEKGTTNGTVTDLDGNYKISVASDEAVLVFSFIGMASQEVPVGSQSTLNVELTSNTESLEEFVVIGYGSQKKREITSAVANVEEDDFVQGGMRSPMELIQGKVAGLNINRPQGNNPNGSTDIQLRGLTSLVGTTSPLIVIDGIPGGSLDLLQQDDIASFDVLKDGSAAAIYGTRGNAGVILITTKKGKAGQSRFDYSTYFQREYVDRKPDFLTADQFRELIDQGLMDEVNDLGSSTDLYERLLNKQNLSQYHNFAASGGGENSSYRASFYFNDAEGIARENSRRQFGGRINFNQTGLNDRLTLAANIATNFNKANMLGGSSGDFEQAIQRNPTAPIFNEDGSFVETEAYNNYNPLSRYANRISERNQQTFSGDARLSLDIIEGLTASAFGAYVRNTYNDRYYQSMNDFANRPTSQYQGMGYASKFNHLNWSNTFESTLNYKKIFDSVHSLDVVGGYSYQYFSTETFNVNNNGFTTDGFLDWNLGAGSAINNTQLPRPGMGSFKEDNTLIALFARASYAFDEKYFLQATIRREGSSRFGENHKWGNFPAVSVGWELTKESFLANSTAVNNLKVRLGYGVTGNQGIGNYNSIVTLSTGGVYPQEGIFYQTYGASRNPNPDLRWEKKREWNLGFDFLLFNNKLGGSLDLYNRETVDLLYNYTAQQPPFVRSSLLTNVGSINNRGIEIYLTSTLIQNSDFSWRADLTANTQRNKVNSLSNDVFTISWIEEGGLPSPGNLGNAIRVEEGGAIGNFYGKRFAGFTEDGKWQFYKADGSVGGTADMTTEDLTIIGNGVPKYMASLNNTFTYKNFDLTLFFRGKFGFDILNTKDLYFGNKRWLPNNLLESAITTHDELDDDPQYSDYYLEKGSFVKLDNVTLGYNFTLNSPYLRNLRVYASGRNLLTITGYSGIDPELQDVGLNTGIDNRGFYPRTKSFALGLKVGF
- a CDS encoding LacI family DNA-binding transcriptional regulator, whose translation is MQKKKHSIKAIAKELNISVTTVSFVLNGKAEENRISQKLIDKVQAYVKKIGYQPSQLAKSLRTGKSNIIVFMVEDISNPFFATIAKMIEDQAFKDGYKIIYSSTNNDPAKTMGLISMFRDLQVDGYILTPPVGMDAGFLSELSRDRNPLILFDRYLPEVDCSYVVIDNYQGAKQGLDLFLKDGLKKIGFVTIDSDQSQMHERREAYVQMCKKEAIDPKILEIPYDTYSSQETEDAMTAFFESNGDLEAVFFATNYLAMKGMQVIKQLGKKIPADLAVIAFDDNEFFKFNTPSVSSIVQPKEEIARGLIQSMLKLINTPQEERTSHQIVLQASLKERESTQKLTS
- a CDS encoding SusD/RagB family nutrient-binding outer membrane lipoprotein, producing the protein MKRYISLMLVGLLVAFTGCDGDFEEINTDPNQADGDLFDPNLILPTVSYNYGNMVTGYTGSILFQSMWVQVLASTSTGGANYYSNADKYVISGSTNNYIQGVWNLGYEASSRINQMQQLAMDKGMTNLNAVGDIMKVLTLSFVTDIYGDIPYTEALQGQEGVTQPKYDQQSALYMTMLADLENAINTLGTGSDEITNDVIYGGDIAKWKKFGYSLMLKMAMRMVTVDPASAQSYVEKAVAGGVFASAADDALMYSDQNNGYSNSSANALNVQDDIYEVRWSKEMIDYLKMMDDPRLPVIAEVPPAGLAANRNGNVVGNNDPAVQIGMPNGYDLKGQATDIKNEPNYPGGTGEGDDVAPIGNYSRPTAIYRDRDAPIFFLTYAEVQLLLAEAAVRGYNVPGTAAEHYEAGVLGAMTSIGKFGGGMVSSAEANAYVQANALDMSSTASAMEMINEQIWATTGLFANFVEAWNNWKRSGYPMLTPVNYTGNFSNGEIPRRQIYPSSEGTTNPQSLNDAISNMGGDTWTTTVWWDQGN